The uncultured Ilyobacter sp. nucleotide sequence CGTTTCATACTGGCTTTCATTATTTTTTATGACTATCTTCACGGCATTTTTCATGTTGTTTATGCCTTTGGACAGAGAGACATCATCCAGAAAGCTGTTGATATCATACTTTTTATTATAAAAATCTATCTCGTAGCTCTCCACGGTATCTTTATATTTTCTGAAATGAAACTTCCCGTCCCTGTAGTAAAACCTGTACTTTTTCCCTGTCTCCATGAGAATGATATCTATTATGTCTTTTATCACACCTCCGGCAGATGAATTAAAATATATTTTGTCTATAACCACATCCACACTGTCTAAGGTTCCCGTTGGTGCTCCCATGGATGAGAATACAGATTCTATGCAGGTACTCGCCTTCACATTATCAAACTGGTATATCTCCTCATTCTGATTGAAGTAATATACAAAGTCTACGGCAGTATTAGCAGACCCGTTCCTGACCTTGTTTGATGTGATGACTATCCCGCTGAATTCTGTCTTTGAAGATATCACCTCTATAACGCTGCCGATCTTCACAGGATTTTTTACAAACCCCGCCTTTTTCACATCCAGGATATCAAAGCTCAGCTTCTGGGCAAACTCGTCCGGCGACTTGCTCCATGATATTGATTTATTTGTTATATCGGTGATATCGTACCTCTTAGAATCCTCTATACAAAACACCTTTATCCCCATAACTTCTACCGTCCCGTTGTGTATCCTATTTTTAGATCTTTAAATATTGGCTTCCCATCCTTCTGTGAATATCTGACCTTTGTTTTTTCCACAGAGGTTGTTTCCACAGGCTTATAATAATCAATTTTGTCTATCTCCTGGCTCATACCTGGATACACAAACTCTTTAAATTCTATATCATAGGAGATATCCCCAGAGCCTTCCGTTTTTATATTGAAGCTGCTTACGGCTACCTGCATATTTATCCTTGTACCAGTTATTATGAGCTCCACAGGTTCGCCTGACATTCTTATTTTCTCGATCTCATCATAGAGATCCCATTCTGAAAGCTCATCATTCTTAGAAAACGAATAGGCTTTGCTCGGAAAAAAAGAACTCCAGCTGATAGTCTTCAGGCCGTATTCTCTTATAAAGTTGACTATCCCCTGTGGAGTCTTTACCTCCTCCAAGTTGTTCTGAGATCCCAGGGTTATCTCTGCAGGTACGATTGGAAAATGCACCAGGATTTTTCCGTCTTCGTATAGCTTTCCCATTTTGAGGTAGATATCCGTTTCACGGAACTTTTTATCTGCTTCGTTTGTTGTTTCAGACAGGGTGTTGGAATAAAACCTGCTTAGCACCTTGTCGAGGTCCTCTATACCCCTCACAAACTCTCTGAGGACAGGATTTCTCATGAGCCTGTTCCTATAGAGGTTTCTTATCTCCCTTATACCTATCTGGGTATAGACATTATCCAGAGCCATTCCATCACCTACACATTCCCCAGGGCCAGTTTGGTTTTATTTACTATTGCCCAGGCTACTTTATCCGTTATTTTATTTATCTCTGCATCACTTACATCTTTTATATTTAGATTCTCAAAGATCTTGCCAATATTGACAGTGATGATATTTCCGCCTTTTTCTCTTATGGAAGCGTCGTCAGAATTATAGTTTTTATTTTCTCCCGCAGTTAGTACCCTTTCTCCCCTGTGGAGTATGGCATTATAGTTATCTTTGGGTACATAGCCTATCCCTGTCCTGTGAGATCCGTCTATTGTCTGACCGGATCTGCTGAAGATAGCAACTCTTCCGTTGTTTTCAGATGTCAGCGGTTCCTTACCGGCAAATGACTTCTGTCTCTGTTCTTTGTATTTCCCCCAACGGCTGTAGTTTTCCTCAGCTGTTTCTTCCGTCCCTCCGGAGAACTTATATATAGCACCTAGGATTTTTGTGATTCCTTTCATTGCCACGCCACTAGCCAGCTGTTTCTTCATCTCTTTCCATTTTTGGATAAGATATGCTATGGAGGCCACCAAAGCAGACACTCCTATGACGATAGCTCCCACAGGGTTTGCATTCATGGCTGCATTCAAAAGCCACTGTGTCACAGTAAGTCCTTTCTGAGCCACAGCAGCCTGTTGGTACAGAGATATAACTGTTGCTATGACACTATAGCCTTTTAATATACCATAGGTTACTGCAAAAGCTTTCCCTGCTTCAAAAATTGCAGCACCGTTATTTATCAGTATTTCCCCAAGTTTTGTGAAGGAATCTGAATTCTTATTTATTACCTCTACCAGTTTCAGTGAACTTTCCAGGAACTTCATTTGTAGAGGCATCAGGCCCGTTCCTATTTTTATTTTTGTGTTTTCTATTTCTGCATTCAGCCTTCTTCTTTTACCTACCTCTGTATCCAGATTTCTGGCCACATCCCCTATAGCATCTTTGGACTGCATGGTTATGGCCTTTAGCCTTATCTGGATTTTGGTAGCTTCGTCCATCTTATTGGAATATTTATCATAGCCCATGGCAAGGGCTGCTATCTCCATTTGAGGTTCAAGTATACTGGCTCCCAGAGTTTTTGCAGCTTCAGATTCTCCCATGAGGGCTGATATCATAGTCTGCTGTACGTCCACTCCTCGATCACTCAGGTTATTAAATGAATCCAAATCATTGGCCAGAGAGACGATCTCTTTGGACATTTCTGCCGACTTCTTTCTGCCCATATCAAACCCAGTAAAAAGATTTTGAATATCCCCCATAGCTTCTTTGGTCTTCAATACAGAAAAACCCATATCTTCTGCATAAGCTTCTGCCCATCTGTCGGCATCTTTCGAAAGGTTTTTAAATACCTGATCAAATTTATTCTGGGTTTCTATCATATTTGAAGCCAGGCGGATACTTTCATTAGCCTTGGAAAAAGCATATCCAAGACTTACAAGGCCCATTGCATATTTTCCAAGCTTAGAAATGCCAGAGTCTGTTGTTTTGCCCAGCCTGCCTATATCTTTTTCTGCCCCTTCGGCATTGTGCTCCACTACCTTGAGTTTCTTTGCAGCAAGATTTGCTTTTGATGCCAGTTCGCTGAATTCTTGGCTGGTAGTCCCTGATTTCTGAGAGGCAAGATACAGGTTGTTTTCTGCTTTTTTAAGCTCATCTTTCAGTTTGGCCAGCCCCTGTTGACTCTTATTGCTTTCTTTGCTGAGACCCAGGAGCTTGTCTCTGAATTTTTTTATACTGGATATGCCCTTTCCTGCATCTACCAGCAGTCTGATCTGTACATTATCAGCCATTTATACCACCCTTAATTTCCGCTTATGTCCAATGCCAGGCTCATACTGGCCAGATAAAAAGTCTTTTCCATACAATCAAGATCCATAAGAGACTTCAGGCTGTGCCCCCTCTCCAGATAATAGGTGTACATACTCAGCTCAGCATCAGACATTATTAGTTTTTTACTTTTTCGACGATACAGACTCCGCCTTCCATTTTCTCTATGAGGATTTTTATGATCTCCACAAGTTCTGTTTCTTTAAATACGATTTTAAACACATCAGTATTTTTATTTACTCCCAGTCCATCCATTAGCTCCTTTGATCCAAAGTCAGGCTCTACTATACAGTTGGATGCCAGATAGTCCAAATCTACGTCCACTCCTTGGTAGGTAAATTTCCTTCCGGTTCCGTTCTTGCTCTTCTCTATTGATCTCATTAGCAGTTCCATGTTAGGTGTTTTTGCCATTATCATCCCAGAGCCCGACACTTTGGAGAGCCTGTCTATTTTTAGGGCTACCAACTCCTCTAACTGAGTTGATTCTTTTATCCTCTCAGCATTGGCAAGTATATCCCCTATACTCAGTTTATTTTCTTCAGTTATTATATCTTTTGTCATATATCCCCCTATACGATCTCCGTGGTATCCACACTGTCCTTATCAAACCAAAACTCTATCTCTTTATCTATAAGGGAATCTCTGGATATCTTAAAGAGATTGAGATTTCCGGAAAGTTCACAGTCTGTGATTGTTATCCTTTCGGCCCCCAGAGAGTCTGGATCATCCACCTCTACCTCAAGCATGAAGTCCGCAGCCATCATGTTTTTATTTTTATTAAAGAATTTTTTTAGTTCCCACGAATCCACTTTATGAAAGGTAAATTTACCCTTTCCCTGGCTGAATTTGAGCTTCTGCCCTTTTTTCCCTCCGTGCAGTGGTACGTCCTCATATTCGTTTTCCAGATTTGCCTCAGCTTCTTTGACTTCTGCCACTTCCAAGCCGTCTATATACAGCCTTCCAAAAGCTCCGTTCATTATGTTCCTTGACTTAAATTTTTCCGCCACCTATATCACCTCTGCATACACTTCTGCATCTTCCATTACATCTACAGGAATATATTCTTTTATTAGATAGAATCCCTGATCTTTTGTGTTTATTCTCCTGGAGTTATACTCATCCATTGATGCTGCTTCGTCCTCTGTGATCTTACCGTTTGACAAGGCCCAGCTCTTGTTTCCTTCCGTGTCCACATCCATCTTGTTGGCATAATTTCCGTCCAGATCTCCGTCTTTTACGAAAAGCTTTAGATAGGCATTTACCGCCCCGCAGAATGATATCTTATTAGCGTAGGTATTCTTTTTCTTCCCTATGTAGTAGTTTTTATAGGTATACTGGATGTCTTTCAGGTTCTGATCCATGATCTCCACGAGTCTTATCTTTGAGAATGTTCTGCCCCAGTTCTCCGTAGGAGTTACAAAAGAGTTTACCCCTCTCTCTGTCCTATATATCAGATTTTCTCCGTCAGTATCCGCCACAGTTACCAGATACCCCTCTCCTACTGCCTCGCCGATATCTGCCACTTCTTCCACGGCATCTACCCACGATTGTTTGTAGTATGTCAGTGACCCGCTGAGTCCTATTCCACAGGCACACCCTGCCAGACATACAGCATATTCAGAAGCTTTGTATTCCGTTCCGTTTACAGTGTGCTTCTGCTTTATGTTTACAATATACGGACTGTCCGGGGCTGTAGTTGTAGATGTAAAAAGTTTGATAGGTTTCATAAAAGGGTTCAATACCTTATCCAGAATCCTGTCGTTTTTTACAGATCCAACCAGGGCATCCTGTTCTGTCTCTGTCCCCTGTGGGTATACCATATAGTCTGTCACCTTAGACAGATAGTCATAGGGTGCTTTCAGATGTGTGGCATCCGGATATCCTGCCTCGGGATCTGCAGGTTCATCTATTCTGTAGACGATCACCTTTTTCGGCGTCCCACGGAATACCAGATCTTCAAAATATTTGTACACTCCCTCTTTCCAGTCATCGCTGGATACATCAGTCAGCTTCCTGTATTCTTTTGTTGTAAAATCTGTCTTTGTACTGTCAGATATAATGATTCCCAGGACACCGCTTCCCTGTGAAAGTATCGCCTGGGTATATTTTTCTTTAAATATCATCAAAAATGATATTGCTCCGTTCATTCTTCACTCACCTCTATATCCATGTACAAGCCATCCATAAGCTCGTAATCATCATCCACCTCCACATCCCTGAGGGATGTTATGTCATAGGTGACCTTTATACTTGCCGTCCTTATAGATGCCCTGCCTGTTTCGTCTGAGAAGTTGCCGTATTCTATTTTCTTGTTCTGTGCTGTAAAATTCCTGTCCTCATAATCCCCCAGAAATCTTGTAAAATCTTTTACTTCCTTCCTGAAATCCAGTATTTTATCCTTTGTCTTTTCCTTTGACCTGGAGTAATAAAAGATAATATCTATGGTCTTCCTGTTGCTTTCAGATATATTTTCCCCGTCGAGGACTACAGCCACAGTCCGCCCCTGAAATTGAAAGTCTTCTTCGTCCTCTACTATCCCCATTCTAAATGATGGGTTTACTGTTTCAAACTCCTCTTTTATCTCCAGAAGCTTATGGATAAATCCGTCTATCTTCACACTTACCATCTCCTAAAACTTCATGATACCTGGGATCTTCTTCTCCCCCTGTGTATTGAGATTCATACTGAGTATTCCTTTGATAAGATCATCCAGAGTCTTTTTCTTATCCTCTGTTTCTTTCTCCAGCTCCACACTCTCGTAGAGTTTCCATTGGATATAATATTCCTTGAGAGTTTTCCAGTTCCCCTCTGAGAGCCCAGTCACCCTGTTCCCCAGCCTGATACTCAGATAATTTTCTGCCCTTATATTCAGATTCTTTGGGTTCTCCGGATTTTCAATGAGATCCGTTATCTCCTCAGTGCTCAGTCCGTGAATGTCTGCTGTTTCCTGGAGGATTCCCTCATTTAGGAAATCCTCCACCTTCAATACAGGTATTGCCATATCACATCACCCCCTGTTTCTATAGTCCTGTGGCATCGTATCTCAAGAATGTTTTTACATCCACAATGACAGGAAGGGGAGCTGATTTTGCCCACAGTCCTTTTGATCCGATAGTCTCGTTTACTCTTGTTTCCCCTGCCAGAAGCTCAGTAGCCACCACATTGGTTTCATTGGATTTGATATCCCCATAGCTCAGCCCTGCAAATGCTGTTGCAAGTCTGTTTGGATCATAAAGAGCAATTCTTTTTGATGCATCTATAGCCACTCCTTTGGTGTTTATGGCATCCATGAGTAGGGTGATTTTTCTTCCGTTGATAGTCAGTGCCATCTCCGATGGATTGCTTGGGTTTGCGAGGACAGATACATTGTTTATGTTCTGCCTTACATCTCTGGCCTCGTTCTTTATCTTGTTAAATACATCTCTTCCCACTTCCACAGTAGGGATAACTCCGTATTTTGACTGGTATTTTATGATGAGATCTTCTATAAGATCACTGGCCACTTTGTCCGTGAAGTCCAGTGCAGCTATAGCACTCAGCCCGAAGCTTACAAGTTTGTTTCCTTTGTCATATGTAGACCCGTTGAGGAATATCTCCGCAGCCATCTTCTCTTTCCTGTTTTCAATAGCCGAATTAAGTATTTTTACATGTTTTGCCTTTACCCTGTCCTTTGCAGGAATAGTTTTCCCATTGATATATGTAGGGATTCCCGCTTTGATCTCAAGAATATCCGTAGGTGTATACGGAGTAGTTCCCCCCACGATATCAGGCTCCACTTCCAGAGTGCCAAATCCGTTTACTTTTATCTCAGGGAGTTCGTCCATTCTTCCCACTATTCCCGCAGTTACAAAATAAGAAGCCATATCGTCCACTCTTATCTTGCTTGTTATGGACTGGTATTTGTTAGCACCAAACTTTTTAAAATAATTCTGTGCTATATCATACTTTGCAGCGTTTATCATCGCTATAATAACTATCATTTCTTTGGTCATTATTCATTCACCTCTGTTCCCTCGATTACTGTCTTCATAAATGTTCCCGCTTTTTGCAGCATAGGTTTTGCTTTAAAATCCGTTTCAAATGTAATTCCTACCACAAGGCCCTTGTCCACCACTGCCGATGTTGTCACAGACCCGTTGAAATCCTCCGCACTTGTGATAGTCTCCCCTGTGTAAACTCCTATTAGAGTGTCCAGCCCGTTTATCCCTGCAGATGCATAGATATAGTATTTACCGTCTGTTGTATTTACCGCCATTACCTGACCGTGTGCTATCTCTCCCTGCCCCCCGGCTATAGTTACTATCTCGTCACCCATATTTCTTTTGAGTACCAGGTCCACGCTTTCTGTTGTCGTTCTTGTTACTTCCATCTTATCCCTCCAGTGTCTTCATTAGGTTTACGCCGTCTTGATATGCCTGTTCCTCTTCGCTGAACTCAGTCCCGCCAAGATCATTGCCTTTTATCTCTTTTCCCGGCTTTATCAACTCGGGCATCTTTTCAAAGGACTTTTCCAGTATCTCGATCACATTAAAGCTTTTCTCTTCAAACTCTGTGCTCGGACCTGCTGCAAAGAGTGACTGCATGAATTCCTCAGTAAGCCCCGCCTCTTTCATGGCAGGTGTGATCTTGAGTTTGTTCGTCTCCATGAATTCCTTCGCCTTTGTGACGGCGGTGTTCTTGGACGCCATCCTCTTCTCCACAGACTTGGCGATCTCTTCGGGGTTCATCCCTTCAAACTCGCTTTTCTTTCCCTCATCAGGTTTAATTCCCTTGATTTTTTCCCAGTCCACCTGGCTTTGAAAC carries:
- a CDS encoding phage tail tube protein, which codes for MAEKFKSRNIMNGAFGRLYIDGLEVAEVKEAEANLENEYEDVPLHGGKKGQKLKFSQGKGKFTFHKVDSWELKKFFNKNKNMMAADFMLEVEVDDPDSLGAERITITDCELSGNLNLFKISRDSLIDKEIEFWFDKDSVDTTEIV
- a CDS encoding phage tail sheath C-terminal domain-containing protein; translated protein: MNGAISFLMIFKEKYTQAILSQGSGVLGIIISDSTKTDFTTKEYRKLTDVSSDDWKEGVYKYFEDLVFRGTPKKVIVYRIDEPADPEAGYPDATHLKAPYDYLSKVTDYMVYPQGTETEQDALVGSVKNDRILDKVLNPFMKPIKLFTSTTTAPDSPYIVNIKQKHTVNGTEYKASEYAVCLAGCACGIGLSGSLTYYKQSWVDAVEEVADIGEAVGEGYLVTVADTDGENLIYRTERGVNSFVTPTENWGRTFSKIRLVEIMDQNLKDIQYTYKNYYIGKKKNTYANKISFCGAVNAYLKLFVKDGDLDGNYANKMDVDTEGNKSWALSNGKITEDEAASMDEYNSRRINTKDQGFYLIKEYIPVDVMEDAEVYAEVI